In Macadamia integrifolia cultivar HAES 741 unplaced genomic scaffold, SCU_Mint_v3 scaffold3034, whole genome shotgun sequence, one genomic interval encodes:
- the LOC122067650 gene encoding sugar transport protein 14-like, which produces MAGGGFVDPEAAKRAHLYEYRITNHFIFACCVAALGGSLFGYDLGVSGGVTSMDDFLKIFFPRVLARKHQHLNETDYCKYDDQILTLFTSSLYFAGLVSTFGASYLTRTKGRRASILFGSVSFFLGGLLNACAVNIAMLIIGRILLGFGIGFGNQAVPLYLSETAPPKIRGMVNQLFQLTTCVGIFVANIINYFTDKVHPWGWRLSLGLAMVPAGLMFVGGIFLPETPNSLVEQGKLEQARVNLEKIRGTSNVDAEFQDLQNASELARAIKHPFRNLFARKNRPQLVIAALGIPAFQQLTGMNSILFYSPVIFQTLGFSSNTSLYSSIITNGMLVLATFVSMYIVDRKGRRFLFMEAGCQMIISMLVVAIVLGLKFGHGDEIPKVYAAILVVMICAFVLAYGWSWGPLGWLVTSELFPLETRSAGQSIVVCNNLLFTALVAQCFLVSLCHLQYGIFLLFAALILGMTCFIYFLLPETKQVPIEEIVFLFENHWFWKRYVTSSDEKVVSK; this is translated from the exons ATGGCAGGGGGAGGATTTGTAGACCCTGAGGCTGCAAAGAGGGCTCACCTCTATGAGTATAGAATCACAAATCATTTTATCTTTGCCTGTTGCGTTGCTGCGCTTGGGGGTTCTCTTTTTGGATATGATCTTGGTGTTTCTG GTGGTGTGACTTCCATGGATGACTTCTTGAAAATCTTCTTCCCCAGGGTTTTAGCAAGGAAGCATCAACATCTCAATGAGACAGATTACTGTAAGTACGATGACCAGATCCTCACACTCTTCACTTCATCTCTCTACTTCGCCGGCCTTGTCTCCACATTTGGGGCCTCATATTTGACCAGAACAAAGGGAAGGAGAGCAAGTATCCTCTTTGGCTCTGTCAGCTTCTTCCTTGGAGGGCTCTTGAATGCCTGCGCTGTCAACATTGCAATGCTCATAATCGGCAGAATCCTTCTGGGTTTTGGCATTGGATTTGGAAATCAAGCTGTCCCTCTCTATCTTTCAGAGACAGCACCTCCAAAGATCCGAGGTATGGTTAACCAACTGTTCCAGCTAACTACCTGCGTTGGGATTTTTGTGGCAAATATCATCAACTACTTTACAGACAAAGTCCATCCATGGGGTTGGAGATTGTCTCTTGGTCTAGCCATGGTCCCTGCTGGTCTTATGTTTGTTGGGGGAATTTTCCTTCCTGAGACACCCAATAGCCTTGTTGAGCAAGGAAAACTAGAGCAAGCAAGAGTGAATTTGGAAAAAATTAGAGGCACCAGCAATGTAGATGCAGAGTTCCAGGATCTCCAAAATGCAAGTGAACTAGCTCGTGCCATTAAGCATCCTTTCAGGAACCTTTTCGCAAGAAAGAATCGTCCACAGTTAGTGATAGCAGCTTTGGGCATCCCAGCATTCCAGCAGCTCACTGGCATGAATTCCATACTCTTTTATTCCCCTGTCATCTTTCAGACATTGGGTTTCAGCTCAAACACCTCTCTATACTCATCCATTATAACCAATGGTATGCTTGTGCTTGCAACATTCGTTTCGATGTATATTGTTGATAGGAAAGGTAGGAGGTTCCTCTTCATGGAAGCTGGTTGTCAAATGATCATCTCCATG CTGGTGGTGGCCATTGTTCTTGGCCTCAAGTTTGGACATGGTGATGAAATACCTAAAGTATATGCAGCCATCCTAGTTGTAATGATTTGTGCTTTTGTTCTTGCTTATGGATGGTCATGGGGTCCTTTGGGATGGTTAGTAACAAGTGAGCTCTTCCCTTTGGAAACAAGGTCAGCTGGGCAGAGTATAGTTGTCTGCAACAACCTCTTATTTACAGCTCTGGTTGCACAATGTTTCTTAGTATCTCTGTGTCACCTCCAGTATGGAATCTTCTTGCTGTTTGCAGCCTTGATTTTGGGCATGACTTGCTTCATTTACTTCCTCTTGCCAGAAACAAAGCAAGTCCCCATAGAAGAGATAGTCTTTCTTTTTGAGAACCACTGGTTCTGGAAACGATATGTTACATCATCAGATGAGAAGGTGGTCTCTAAATAA
- the LOC122067649 gene encoding uncharacterized protein LOC122067649 — MWTFASNAIGGRVGSKDSLKSGHTGSDCSDDEVSSNASREERLECPICWESFNIVENVPYVLWCGHTLCKNCVLGLQWAVVKFPTLPVQLPLFISCPWCHLLSFRLVYRGILKFPRKNFFLLWMVESMNGDREKSHSTFCGDQPVWPNNNLSLGGQVNHRNLRRAPYVHRPEQSEQDRDHVSFGHYLNVERLHASLRKSLVFFVHMTAKFPLVIIFLLIVLYAVPASAAILALYILITVLFALPSFLILYFAYPSLDWLVREIIA; from the coding sequence ATGTGGACTTTCGCATCAAATGCCATTGGTGGGAGAGTTGGATCGAAGGACTCTCTAAAATCAGGTCATACTGGTTCAGACTGCTCGGATGATGAGGTTTCTTCAAATGCTAGCAGAGAGGAAAGGCTAGAGTGCCCAATATGTTGGGAATCCTTCAATATTGTTGAGAATGTGCCCTATGTTTTATGGTGTGGCCACACGCTCTGCAAGAACTGTGTCCTGGGGCTCCAGTGGGCTGTGGTGAAGTTTCCCACTCTACCAGTTCAACTCCCACTTTTCATTTCCTGTCCATGGTGTCACTTGTTATCTTTCCGGCTGGTTTACAGGGGGATTCTCAAGTTCCCTCGCAAgaacttctttcttctctggATGGTTGAGAGCATGAATGGTGATAGGGAGAAATCTCATTCAACTTTTTGTGGGGATCAACCAGTTTGGCCAAACAACAATTTATCCCTTGGAGGTCAAGTTAACCATCGAAACCTCAGGAGGGCTCCGTATGTGCACCGTCCAGAGCAGTCAGAGCAAGATCGTGATCATGTTAGTTTTGGTCATTACCTCAATGTGGAAAGGTTACATGCATCCTTACGTAAGTCTCTTGTTTTCTTCGTTCACATGACAGCCAAGTTCCCTTTGGTCATCATATTTCTTCTGATCGTGTTGTATGCTGTACCTGCCAGCGCAGCTATCTTAGCCCTGTACATACTTATAACAGTTCTGTTTGcacttccttcttttcttatatTGTACTTTGCTTACCCTAGTTTGGATTGGTTGGTGAGAGAAATCATTGCTTGA